The following proteins are encoded in a genomic region of bacterium:
- a CDS encoding phosphatase PAP2 family protein: protein MDNKLEFPILSHFRPADKLIYTYYVVIGFFILIAGAIGRLDKWWLFGLHHLLVILILPIILKYLDSKNGKFFLFLRIFYPLFLFGTMYRETHELDQVIIAKPLDLWFAHWDQILFKCQPFIDFAKNCSGAFFSELMHIGYFSYFILIPLVPLIWWFKNNQEKSEFRFFQLIFLYSIFFSLFIILPVQGPRIQIIEAISMERPGFIFAPFFEWLFRAADIAGAAFPSSHCGIATVVLASAVEDFPKLAPLIGLFVGLLYMATVYGRFHYAVDVAYGVGLGLICFIISPYIYRALLLK from the coding sequence ATGGATAACAAACTCGAATTTCCGATTCTATCGCATTTTAGGCCAGCCGATAAGCTAATATACACTTACTATGTTGTTATAGGTTTTTTTATTTTAATTGCAGGTGCTATAGGTAGGTTGGACAAATGGTGGTTATTCGGTCTTCATCATTTGTTAGTTATCCTCATTCTTCCTATTATTTTAAAATACCTCGACTCCAAAAATGGAAAATTTTTCTTATTCTTGAGGATTTTCTATCCACTTTTTCTCTTTGGAACGATGTATCGAGAAACCCATGAATTAGATCAAGTTATTATTGCTAAGCCACTTGACCTCTGGTTCGCCCATTGGGACCAGATTCTCTTTAAATGCCAACCCTTTATCGATTTTGCAAAAAATTGTTCCGGTGCCTTCTTTTCGGAGTTAATGCACATTGGATATTTCTCTTATTTCATCTTAATTCCATTGGTGCCTTTGATCTGGTGGTTCAAAAATAACCAAGAAAAATCCGAATTTCGTTTTTTTCAATTGATCTTTCTCTACTCGATATTCTTCTCTTTGTTTATAATTTTGCCTGTTCAGGGACCGCGAATTCAAATTATCGAGGCTATTTCTATGGAAAGACCTGGGTTCATTTTCGCGCCATTTTTTGAATGGCTTTTTCGAGCTGCCGATATAGCAGGTGCGGCCTTTCCATCCAGCCATTGCGGCATAGCTACTGTTGTTTTAGCTTCTGCGGTTGAAGATTTTCCTAAACTCGCCCCACTTATAGGGTTATTTGTTGGTCTTCTTTATATGGCAACAGTTTATGGGCGATTTCATTACGCCGTCGATGTCGCCTATGGAGTAGGATTAGGGTTAATTTGCTTTATCATTAGTCCATATATATACAGGGCTTTATTATTGAAATAA